A window from Vidua macroura isolate BioBank_ID:100142 chromosome 20, ASM2450914v1, whole genome shotgun sequence encodes these proteins:
- the LIMK1 gene encoding LOW QUALITY PROTEIN: LIM domain kinase 1 (The sequence of the model RefSeq protein was modified relative to this genomic sequence to represent the inferred CDS: deleted 2 bases in 2 codons) yields MRLMLLCCTWRDEPMGEDEGTDLPVCASCGQGIYDGQYLQALKADWHADCFRCCECGASLSHQYYEKDGRLYCKKDYWARFGELCHGCSEQITKGLVMVAGEQKYHPECFSCLNCRAFIGDGDTYALVERSKLYCGHCYYQMVVTPVIEQILPDSPASRIPHTVTLVSIPACSDGKRGFSVSIDQGCGTEHPRTVRVREVDPDCISPDMKNSIHVGDRILEINGTPIGHVPLDEIDLLIQETSRLLQLTIEHDPHEPLGQEPGLAGSPLPALCSPLRSPAPVPCGDPAAMRQRAVTRSCSTDKSPGSGSVGSPASQRKDIGRSESLRVVSRAHRIFRPSDLIHGEVLGKGCFGQAIKVTHRETGEVMVMKELIRFDEETQRTFLKEVKVMRCLEHPNVLKFIGVLYKEKRLNFITEYIKGGTLRSLIKSMDSHYPWSQRVSFAKDIAAGMAYLHSMNIIHRDLNSHNCLVRENKSVVVADFGLARLMVDEKSQPEHLKNLKKPDRKKRYTVVGNPYWMAPEMINGRSYDEKVDIFSFGIVLCEIIGRVSADPDYLPRTTDFGLNVRGFLERYCPPACPPSFFPIAVCCCDLDPEKRPSFAKLEQWLETLRMHLEIHLPLSSQLEQLDRAFGETHRREGMLPAAPR; encoded by the exons ATGAGGTtgatgctgctgtgctgcacctgGAGGGACGAGCCTATGGGAGAGGACGAAG GGACCGACCTGCCGGTGTGTGCGAGCTGCGGGCAGGGCATCTACGATGGGCAGTACCTGCAGGCACTGAAGGCTGACTGGCACGCCGACTGCTTCAG GTGTTGCGAGTGCGGGGCCTCCCTGTCACACCAGTACTACGAGAAGGATGGGCGCCTGTACTGCAAGAAGGATTACTGGGCACGCTTCGGGGAGCTGTGCCACGGCTGCTCCGAGCAGATCACCAAGGGGCTGGTCATG GTGGCCGGGGAGCAGAAGTATCACCCTGAGTGCTTCAGCTGCCTCAACTGCCGTGCCTTCATCGGGGACGGGGACACCTACGCGCTGGTGGAGCGCTCCAAGCTCTACTG cGGCCACTGCTACTACCAGATGGTGGTGACACCAGTGATCGAGCAGATCCTGCCGGACTCCCCGGCCTCCCGCATCCCTCACACCGTCACCCTCGtgtccatccctgcctgctccgATGGCAAGCGCGGCTTCTCCGTCTCCATCGACCAGGGCTGCGGCACCGAGCAC CCGCGCACCGTGCGCGTCCGAGA GGTGGACCCGGACTGCATCAGCCCTGACATGAAGAACTCCATCCACGTTGGTGACCGCATCCTGGAGATCAACGGGACCCCCATTGGCCACGTCCCCCTGGACGAG ATCGACCTGCTGATCCAGGAGACGAGCCGCTTGCTGCAGCTAACCATCGAGCATGACCCCCATGAGCCCCTGggccaggagccagggctggcaggcagcCCCCTGCCCGCCCTGTGCAGCCCCCTGCGCTCACcagcccctgtgccctgtgGGGAC CCCGCTGCCATGCGCCAGCGTGCTGTCAC gaggagctgcagcacgGACAAGTCCCCAGGCTCGGGCTCCGTGGGCTCTCCCGCATCCCAGCGCAAGGACATTGGGCGCTCCGAGTCCCTGCGCGTCGTGTCCCGTGCCCACCGCATCTTCCGCCCCTCGGACCTCATCCACGGAGAGGTGCTGGGCAAGGGCTGCTTCGGCCAGGCCATCAAG GTGACACATCGGGAGACGGGCGAGGTGATGGTCATGAAGGAGCTGATCCGCTTCGATGAGGAGACGCAGAGGACCTTCCTCAAGGAG GTGAAGGTGATGCGCTGCCTGGAGCACCCCAATGTGCTCAAGTTCATCGGGGTGCTCTACAAGGAGAAGAGGCTCAACTTCATCACAGAGTACATCAAAGGGGGCACCTTGAGGAGCCTTATCAAGAGTATG gACAGCCACTACCCCTGGAGCCAGCGGGTCAGCTTTGCCAAGGACATCGCCGCTGGCATG GCCTACCTCCACTCCATGAACATCATCCACCGCGACCTCAACTCTCACAACTGCCTCGTGCGGGAG aACAAGAGTGTGGTAGTGGCTGACTTCGGGCTGGCGCGGCTGATGGTGGACGAGAAAAGCCAGCCTGAACATCTCAAGAACCTGAAGAAACCGGACCGCAAGAAACGCTACACAGTGGTGGGGAACCCCTACTGGATGGCCCCCGAGATGATCAATG ggaggagctATGATGAGAAGGTGGACATCTTCTCCTTCGGCATCGTCCTATGCGAG ATCATCGGCCGGGTGAGCGCCGACCCCGATTACCTGCCCCGCACCACCGACTTCGGCCTCAACGTCCGGGGCTTCCTGGAACGCTACTGCCCCCCCGCCTGCCCCCCCAGCTTCTTCCCCATCGCCGTCTGCTGCTGCGACTTGGACCCCGAGAAGCG GCCGTCCTTCGCCAAGCTGGAGCAGTGGCTGGAGACGCTGCGCATGCACCTGGAGATCCACTTGCCACtgagctcccagctggagcagctggaccGAGCCTTCGGAGAGACGCACCGGCGGGAGGGGATgctgcccgcggccccgcggTAG
- the LOC128817326 gene encoding septin-4-like isoform X2 — MIKRFLKEDSDEAELTQFLRDCPPADSSRKVEAPESRREPGHPLGSVARVPPDEASDERDARIFSRSRPSDFQQHIAAPPPPSPNRPRSPWGQLDPYDSSEDDKEYVGFATLPNQVHRKSVKKGFDFTLMVAGESGLGKSTLVNSLFLTDMYRDRKLLNAEERITQTVEITKHVVDIEEKGVKLRLTIVDTPGFGDAVNNTECWKPVADYIDQQFEQYFRDESGLNRKNIQDNRVHCCIYFISPFGHGLRPLDVEFMRALHQRVNIVPVLAKADTLTPAEVERMKNKIREEIDHYGIRIYQFPECDSDEDEEFKLQDQALKESIPFAVIGSNTVVEAKGRRVRGRLYPWGIVEVENPSHCDFVKLRTMLVRTHMQDLKDVTRETHYENYRTQCIQSMTRMVVKERNRNKLTRESGTDFPIPVIPPVPDVETEKLIREKDEELRRMQEMLQKIQKQMKDSH; from the exons ATG ATAAAACGTTTCCTGAAGGAGGACTCGGACGAAGCTGAGCTGACCCAGTTCCTGCGGGATTGCCCACCAGCTGACAGCTCCAGGAAGGTGGAGGCCCCGGAGAGCCGGCGGGAGCCTGGCCACCCCTTGGGCAGCGTGGCCAGGGTCCCCCCAGACGAAGCCAGTGACGAGAGGGACGCCAGGATTTTCTCCCGCTCCCGGCCCTCAGATTTCCAGCAGCACATTgccgcccccccgccccccagcCCCAACCGTCCGCGGagcccctggggacagctggacCCCTATGACTCCTCCGAG GATGACAAGGAGTACGTGGGCTTTGCCACGCTGCCCAACCAGGTGCATCGCAAGTCTGTGAAGAAGGGCTTTGACTTCACCCTCATGGTGGCAG GGGAATCCGGGCTGGGCAAGTCCACCCTGGTCAACAGCCTCTTCCTGACGGACATGTACAGGGACCGCAAGCTGCTCAACGCTGAAG AGCGCATCACGCAGACGGTGGAGATCACCAAACACGTGGTGGACATTGAGGAGAAGGGGGTCAAGCTGCGCCTGACCATCGTGGACACGCCAGGCTTCGGGGACGCTGTCAACAACACCGAGTG ctggaagcCGGTGGCCGACTACATTGACCAGCAGTTCGAGCAGTATTTCCGTGACGAAAGCGGCCTCAACCGGAAAAACATCCAGGACAACCGAGTGCACTGCTGCATCTACTTCATCTCACCCTTTGGCCATGG GCTCCGGCCCCTGGACGTGGAGTTCATGAGAGCTCTGCACCAGCGCGTGAACATCGTGCCcgtgctggccaaggctgacaCCCTGACCCCTGCCGAGGTGGAGCGCATGAAGAACAAG ATCCGGGAGGAGATTGATCACTACGGCATCCGCATCTACCAATTCCCTGAGTGCGACTCGGACGAGGATGAGGAGTTCAAGCTGCAAGACCAGGCACTGAAG GAGAGCATCCCCTTCGCCGTCATCGGCAGCAACACAGTGGTGGAGGCCAAGGGCCGGCGCGTCCGCGGGCGCCTCTACCCCTGGGGCATTGTGGAAG TGGAGAACCCGTCCCACTGCGACTTCGTGAAGCTGCGGACGATGCTGGTGAGGACGCACATGCAGGACCTGAAGGACGTGACGCGGGAGACGCACTACGAGAACTACCGCACGCAGTGCATCCAGAGCATGACCCGCATGGTGGTCAAGGAGCGGAACCGCAA CAAGCTGACCCGGGAGAGCGGGACAGACTTCCCCATCCCCGTGATCCCCCCGGTGCCAGACGTGGAGACGGAGAAGCTCATCCgggagaaggatgaggag CTGCGGCGGATGCAGGAGATGCTCCAGAAGATCCAGAAGCAGATGAAGGACTCGCATTAg
- the LOC128817326 gene encoding septin-4-like isoform X1, which translates to MATCPELQPGQEIKRFLKEDSDEAELTQFLRDCPPADSSRKVEAPESRREPGHPLGSVARVPPDEASDERDARIFSRSRPSDFQQHIAAPPPPSPNRPRSPWGQLDPYDSSEDDKEYVGFATLPNQVHRKSVKKGFDFTLMVAGESGLGKSTLVNSLFLTDMYRDRKLLNAEERITQTVEITKHVVDIEEKGVKLRLTIVDTPGFGDAVNNTECWKPVADYIDQQFEQYFRDESGLNRKNIQDNRVHCCIYFISPFGHGLRPLDVEFMRALHQRVNIVPVLAKADTLTPAEVERMKNKIREEIDHYGIRIYQFPECDSDEDEEFKLQDQALKESIPFAVIGSNTVVEAKGRRVRGRLYPWGIVEVENPSHCDFVKLRTMLVRTHMQDLKDVTRETHYENYRTQCIQSMTRMVVKERNRNKLTRESGTDFPIPVIPPVPDVETEKLIREKDEELRRMQEMLQKIQKQMKDSH; encoded by the exons ATGGCCACCTGCCccgagctgcagcctgggcaagAG ATAAAACGTTTCCTGAAGGAGGACTCGGACGAAGCTGAGCTGACCCAGTTCCTGCGGGATTGCCCACCAGCTGACAGCTCCAGGAAGGTGGAGGCCCCGGAGAGCCGGCGGGAGCCTGGCCACCCCTTGGGCAGCGTGGCCAGGGTCCCCCCAGACGAAGCCAGTGACGAGAGGGACGCCAGGATTTTCTCCCGCTCCCGGCCCTCAGATTTCCAGCAGCACATTgccgcccccccgccccccagcCCCAACCGTCCGCGGagcccctggggacagctggacCCCTATGACTCCTCCGAG GATGACAAGGAGTACGTGGGCTTTGCCACGCTGCCCAACCAGGTGCATCGCAAGTCTGTGAAGAAGGGCTTTGACTTCACCCTCATGGTGGCAG GGGAATCCGGGCTGGGCAAGTCCACCCTGGTCAACAGCCTCTTCCTGACGGACATGTACAGGGACCGCAAGCTGCTCAACGCTGAAG AGCGCATCACGCAGACGGTGGAGATCACCAAACACGTGGTGGACATTGAGGAGAAGGGGGTCAAGCTGCGCCTGACCATCGTGGACACGCCAGGCTTCGGGGACGCTGTCAACAACACCGAGTG ctggaagcCGGTGGCCGACTACATTGACCAGCAGTTCGAGCAGTATTTCCGTGACGAAAGCGGCCTCAACCGGAAAAACATCCAGGACAACCGAGTGCACTGCTGCATCTACTTCATCTCACCCTTTGGCCATGG GCTCCGGCCCCTGGACGTGGAGTTCATGAGAGCTCTGCACCAGCGCGTGAACATCGTGCCcgtgctggccaaggctgacaCCCTGACCCCTGCCGAGGTGGAGCGCATGAAGAACAAG ATCCGGGAGGAGATTGATCACTACGGCATCCGCATCTACCAATTCCCTGAGTGCGACTCGGACGAGGATGAGGAGTTCAAGCTGCAAGACCAGGCACTGAAG GAGAGCATCCCCTTCGCCGTCATCGGCAGCAACACAGTGGTGGAGGCCAAGGGCCGGCGCGTCCGCGGGCGCCTCTACCCCTGGGGCATTGTGGAAG TGGAGAACCCGTCCCACTGCGACTTCGTGAAGCTGCGGACGATGCTGGTGAGGACGCACATGCAGGACCTGAAGGACGTGACGCGGGAGACGCACTACGAGAACTACCGCACGCAGTGCATCCAGAGCATGACCCGCATGGTGGTCAAGGAGCGGAACCGCAA CAAGCTGACCCGGGAGAGCGGGACAGACTTCCCCATCCCCGTGATCCCCCCGGTGCCAGACGTGGAGACGGAGAAGCTCATCCgggagaaggatgaggag CTGCGGCGGATGCAGGAGATGCTCCAGAAGATCCAGAAGCAGATGAAGGACTCGCATTAg
- the CCDC183 gene encoding coiled-coil domain-containing protein 183, translating to MVGQGMEAPGSTWGHKADLSQRSQEMRVLVGLQEQGRKIFAQSCEEKLRQNRELLPSLQTALQEDSSILEFVLKYNKLPIKDAFGEGQELVSATESLEVVIKKIEAKVHDQVKVCDMLLHQLKQWSQARDKRQRHLQDLQDAETDPKWQEPQLQTIRQLGNDIEKMLMKIHSGEIVTNLYLRLQEVLRRELVYLPRYLNLLSGMTVMYHEELTARTSLKANEVIKKLMAEAGPQVRVEKQLRDQSLAEQRKHIESLRRQEESERQQRQQAVSMLSAEQDLSSSETLVGADMEATMAKMQREAFVTDKMEKAKTALQCSCLWDIPSSIQAQRKSLGNLQQHIDECRERKKVLKKTLQELETKQAKLKFNQPDSTTRLREEELRENLKQEEARLEQMRAQMLKSQKRLIEFENIIDNLFLRLQGILIPGQEDSVAVVGLEEKLQHCEQKMQFLKEKVAARPEDSTDERSETFAKVRNLLEERTAGEAQNLKISFEDEEAMEDDTLDFDDEDHDYIPSREDIKKQGLQLIRMKTRRRKKK from the exons ATGGTGGGCCAAGGGATGGAGGCccccggcagcacgtggggCCACAAGGCCGACCTGAGCCAGCGCAGCCAGGAGATGCGTGTCCTCGTGGGCCTGCAAG AGCAAGGCAGGAAGATTTTTGCTCAGTCCTGCGAGGAAAAGCTCCGGCAGaacagggagctgctccccagcctgcagaCGGCCTTGCAGGAGGACTCCAGTATCCTGGAATTTGTCCTAAAG TACAACAAACTCCCCATTAAGGATGCTTTCGGAGAGGGCCAGGAGCTCGTTTCAGCCACTGAGAGCCTGGAG GTGGTCATAAAGAAGATCGAGGCCAAAGTCCATGACCAGGTGAAGGTGTGTGACATGCTGCTGCACCAGCTGAAGCAGTGGAGCCAAGCCAGGGACAAGCGCCAGAGGCACCTGCAGGATCTTCAGGATGCTGAGACGGACCCTAAGTGGCAAGAGCCACAGTTGCAG ACCATTCGCCAGCTGGGCAATGACATCGAGAAGATGCTCATGAAAATTCACAGTGGAGAGATTGTGACCAACCTGTacctgaggctgcaggaggTCCTGAGGAGG GAGCTGGTGTACCTGCCTCGATACCTAAACCTCCTGTCTGGGATGACTGTGATGTACCACGAGGAGCTCACAGCCCGGACTAGCCTCAAAGCCAACGAAGTCATCAAG AAACTCATGGCCGAGGCGGGACCCCAGGTCCGTGTGGAGAAGCAGCTCAGGGACCAGTCCCTGGCAGAGCAAAGGAAGCATATTGAGAGCCTCCGGCGCCAGGAGGAGAGCgaaaggcagcagaggcag CAAGCTGTGTCCatgctctctgcagagcaggacctgAGCTCCTCAGAAACGTTGGTGG GTGCTGACATGGAGGCCACCATGGCCAAGATGCAGCGTGAGGCCTTTGTGACCGACAAGATGGAGAAGGCAAAGACTGCCCTGCAGTGTTCCTGCCTCTGG GACAtccccagcagcatccaggcacagaggaaatccctggggaacctgcagcagcacatcGATGAgtgcagggagaggaagaaggtGCTGAAGAAgaccctgcaggagctggagacaAAGCAGGCTAAACTGAAATTTAACCAGCCTGACAGCACCACCAG GCTGCgggaggaggagctgagggagaacCTGAAGCAGGAAGAGGCCCGGCTGGAGCAGATGCGAGCCCAGATGTTGAAGAGCCAGAAGCGCCTGATTGAGTTTGAGAACATCATTGACAACCTGTTCCTCCGCCTGCAGGGCATCCTCATCCCTGGCCAG GAGGATTCTGTTGCAGtggtggggctggaggagaagctgcagcactgTGAGCAGAAGATGCAGttcctgaaggagaaggtggcaGCTCGGCCTGAGGACAGCACTGATGAACGCAGCGAG ACTTTTGCCAAGGTCAGGAACCTTCTGGAGGAAAGAACTGCGGGTGAAGCACAGAACCTGAAGATTTCCTTTGAGGATGAAGAGGCTATGGAAGATG ACACCTTGGATTTTGATGATGAAGACCATGACTACATCCCCAGCCGGGAGGACATCAAGAAGCAAGGGCTGCAGCTGATCCGAATGAAGACTAGACGTCGCAAGAAGAAGTAG